The Vitis riparia cultivar Riparia Gloire de Montpellier isolate 1030 chromosome 3, EGFV_Vit.rip_1.0, whole genome shotgun sequence genome includes a region encoding these proteins:
- the LOC117910389 gene encoding AT-hook motif nuclear-localized protein 25-like, giving the protein MAGMEQGAGSRYIHQLFRPELQLERTPQQPHQPPQLNDSGDSPENEDRTDPDGSPGAATTSSRRPRGRPPGSKNKAKPPIIITRDSPNALRSHVLEISAGADIVESVSNYARRRGRGVCILSGGGAVTDVTLRQPAAPSGSVVTLHGRFEILSLTGTALPPPAPPGAGGLTIYLGGGQGQVVGGRVVGPLVASGPVLLMAASFANAVYDRLPLEEEEESPVQVQPTASQSSGVTGGGGQLGDGGNGSTTTAGGGAGAGVPFYNLGPNMGNYPFPGDVFGWNGGATRPPF; this is encoded by the coding sequence ATGGCTGGCATGGAACAAGGCGCAGGTTCTCGCTACATCCACCAGCTCTTCAGACCTGAATTGCAATTAGAAAGAACACCACAGCAGCCACACCAACCACCCCAACTCAACGATTCCGGAGACTCGCCGGAAAACGAAGATAGAACTGACCCTGATGGAAGTCCAGGTGCAGCGACCACTTCCTCTCGCCGCCCTCGAGGGCGTCCACCAGGCTCCAAAAACAAGGCCAAGCCACCAATTATCATCACTCGCGACAGCCCAAATGCGCTGAGATCACATGTGCTGGAAATCTCAGCGGGCGCGGACATAGTGGAATCGGTGTCAAACTATGCAAGGAGGCGTGGCCGTGGAGTTTGCATCCTCAGCGGGGGCGGAGCTGTGACTGACGTCACCTTGCGCCAGCCAGCTGCCCCATCCGGGAGTGTCGTGACGCTGCACGGGCGGTTTGAGATACTGTCTCTCACGGGAACAGCACTGCCGCCACCTGCGCCACCGGGGGCTGGGGGCTTGACAATATATTTAGGAGGAGGGCAGGGTCAGGTGGTGGGAGGAAGGGTGGTGGGGCCACTGGTGGCTTCTGGTCCGGTGCTATTGATGGCGGCATCGTTTGCAAATGCAGTGTATGACCGATTACcgctggaggaggaggaggaatcGCCAGTGCAGGTGCAGCCAACAGCCTCACAGTCCTCTGGGGTGACAGGCGGTGGGGGGCAATTGGGTGACGGGGGAAACGGCAGCACCACCACTGCTGGCGGAGGTGCGGGTGCAGGTGTTCCTTTTTACAATTTGGGACCGAATATGGGGAATTATCCTTTTCCTGGTGATGTATTTGGCTGGAATGGGGGTGCAACAAGGCCTCCATTTTAG